The following coding sequences lie in one Maribacter forsetii DSM 18668 genomic window:
- a CDS encoding sugar-binding protein produces the protein MKWTIYLLLLLGLASCTEGNSKKNSQITPVSYINDSPTLDGRAIENYWNLLDWKPIDQNWIGGPFDHDDYNGRYKIAWNEDGLYILLEIVDDTILDKTEDPLTLWWNDDCVIVYVDEDNSGGQHRFNHNAFTYHVALDGNVVDLGVDEKPTLYNNHITSKHLTEGNTTYWEMFVKVYPGIYNDEPNIKPVVLKENKKIGFALAYADNDSSEERENLIGSVFVAGENKNMGWIDANIFGTLQLVK, from the coding sequence ATGAAATGGACTATTTATCTTTTACTTCTTTTAGGCCTAGCGTCTTGTACAGAGGGGAATAGTAAGAAAAATTCTCAAATAACGCCGGTCTCTTATATTAATGATTCTCCTACCCTAGATGGTAGAGCTATAGAAAACTATTGGAATTTATTGGATTGGAAACCCATAGATCAAAATTGGATTGGCGGTCCTTTTGACCATGACGATTACAACGGTAGATATAAGATTGCATGGAACGAAGACGGACTCTATATTTTATTGGAAATCGTTGATGATACCATTTTAGACAAAACGGAAGACCCATTAACACTTTGGTGGAACGATGACTGTGTTATTGTTTACGTAGATGAAGATAACTCTGGAGGTCAGCATAGATTTAATCATAATGCATTTACCTACCATGTAGCCTTAGATGGTAATGTTGTGGATTTAGGCGTGGATGAAAAACCTACTTTGTATAATAATCATATTACTTCTAAACACTTAACAGAGGGTAATACTACCTATTGGGAAATGTTTGTAAAGGTCTATCCTGGCATCTATAATGATGAGCCTAACATAAAGCCGGTTGTGCTTAAAGAAAATAAGAAAATTGGTTTTGCCCTAGCTTATGCAGATAACGATAGTAGCGAAGAGCGTGAGAATCTTATAGGATCCGTATTTGTAGCAGGAGAAAATAAAAATATGGGGTGGATAGATGCAAATATTTTTGGCACTCTACAATTGGTAAAATAA
- the msrA gene encoding peptide-methionine (S)-S-oxide reductase MsrA has protein sequence MKLLQITLLACATLIATSCQSKVKKNTISENSEIMETEHEEIEEEVKLSPQQLSKYETAYFASGCFWCVEAIFESVKGVKEVISGYAGGEQKNPTYEEVGYGKTDHAEAVEVYYDPNEISFTQLVQVFFGSHDPTQLNRQGPDRGRQYRSIAFYKNDEQKQIIESYMKALTDNKVYDNDPITTEVVPYTVFYKAESYHQDYEKNNPNNSYIRNVSIPRLNRFKANFGDYLKKSAH, from the coding sequence ATGAAATTATTACAAATCACTTTATTGGCCTGCGCGACCTTGATTGCGACCAGTTGCCAGTCTAAAGTCAAGAAAAATACCATTTCCGAAAACTCGGAAATCATGGAAACCGAACATGAAGAAATAGAAGAAGAGGTAAAATTAAGTCCGCAACAACTAAGCAAATATGAAACTGCATATTTTGCTAGTGGCTGTTTTTGGTGCGTTGAGGCTATTTTTGAAAGTGTGAAAGGAGTAAAAGAAGTAATCTCTGGCTATGCCGGTGGTGAACAAAAGAACCCCACATATGAAGAAGTTGGTTATGGAAAAACAGATCATGCAGAAGCTGTAGAAGTTTACTATGATCCTAATGAAATATCTTTTACTCAATTGGTGCAAGTATTTTTCGGTTCTCATGACCCTACACAATTAAATAGACAAGGTCCAGATCGTGGTAGGCAATACCGCTCTATCGCTTTTTATAAAAATGATGAGCAAAAACAGATTATTGAAAGTTACATGAAGGCACTTACAGATAATAAAGTGTACGATAACGATCCAATTACCACAGAAGTTGTACCTTATACTGTATTTTATAAAGCCGAGTCATATCATCAGGATTATGAAAAGAACAATCCTAACAACTCATATATAAGAAATGTATCTATACCGAGATTGAATCGATTTAAAGCAAACTTTGGAGATTATCTGAAGAAGAGTGCCCATTAA
- a CDS encoding peptidoglycan DD-metalloendopeptidase family protein: MNTLLYALESYSAETICILDTTIPADAYVTLDLSKENKDLLNLDITDYTICQNYIDGVLTSKKGVIAYGGYLEHRNLYNDKEGFTSSSKPIRNIHLGMDFWCAAGTKVLVPIDGKVHSFKNNATIGDYGPTIILEHVLNDITFYSLYGHLAVDSLLGLYIGKDFKAGEVLATLGTPDINVNYAPHLHFQIIKDLESNEGDYPGVCAEARLSFYKENCPNPNVLLKLDLSRK; this comes from the coding sequence ATGAACACATTACTTTACGCTCTTGAATCTTACTCGGCAGAAACTATCTGTATTTTAGATACTACTATTCCTGCAGACGCATACGTGACTCTTGATCTTTCTAAAGAGAACAAAGATTTATTGAATTTAGATATTACCGACTATACTATTTGTCAAAATTATATAGATGGTGTACTTACAAGCAAAAAAGGTGTTATTGCCTACGGCGGATATTTAGAACATAGAAACCTATATAATGATAAAGAAGGTTTTACTTCTAGTAGTAAACCTATAAGGAATATTCATTTGGGTATGGACTTCTGGTGTGCAGCGGGTACAAAGGTATTGGTGCCTATAGATGGAAAAGTTCATAGTTTTAAAAATAATGCTACTATTGGTGATTATGGGCCAACTATTATTCTAGAACATGTTTTAAATGATATTACTTTCTATTCTTTATATGGTCACTTAGCCGTGGATTCCTTATTAGGACTATATATAGGAAAAGACTTTAAAGCTGGAGAAGTACTTGCAACTTTAGGTACTCCAGATATTAATGTGAACTATGCCCCGCATCTACATTTTCAAATTATAAAAGATTTAGAAAGTAACGAAGGTGACTACCCGGGTGTATGTGCAGAGGCAAGATTATCTTTTTATAAAGAGAATTGCCCTAATCCTAATGTGTTATTGAAGTTAGATTTAAGTAGGAAGTAA
- a CDS encoding arylesterase — protein sequence MLKVLKFRYFLVVLLFVGCGETPEKKQTDTQTEEVSSPEKEAISADDKVILFYGNSLTAAYGLDTKEGFPNRIQLKLDSLGLDYKVINSGLSGETTSGGLNRLDWVLNQPVDIFVLELGANDGLRGIPITESMNNLQSMIDMVKEKNPETQIILAGMQIPPNMGADYASQFKMMYPALAKSNDIALIPFLLEGVAGISELNLEDGIHPTAEGQKIVSENVWEVLKTIVLPQGGMEVTEKLVEEIN from the coding sequence ATGTTGAAAGTATTAAAGTTTCGTTATTTTTTAGTGGTGTTGTTGTTCGTTGGATGTGGAGAAACACCGGAAAAAAAGCAAACTGACACCCAAACCGAAGAAGTTAGTAGCCCGGAAAAAGAAGCAATTTCTGCCGATGACAAAGTGATTTTGTTCTACGGAAACAGTCTTACCGCTGCGTATGGCTTAGACACCAAGGAAGGCTTCCCAAATAGAATTCAATTAAAACTAGATTCTTTGGGTCTAGATTATAAAGTGATCAACTCTGGATTAAGCGGAGAAACCACCTCTGGAGGATTAAACCGTTTGGATTGGGTACTAAATCAGCCAGTAGATATTTTTGTTTTAGAATTAGGTGCGAACGACGGGTTGCGAGGTATACCGATTACAGAATCGATGAATAATTTACAATCGATGATCGATATGGTCAAAGAAAAAAATCCTGAAACGCAAATTATATTGGCAGGTATGCAAATACCACCAAATATGGGTGCAGATTATGCTTCGCAATTTAAGATGATGTACCCTGCATTAGCTAAATCTAATGATATAGCGTTGATTCCCTTTTTATTGGAAGGTGTTGCCGGTATCTCTGAATTGAACTTAGAAGATGGAATTCACCCAACTGCAGAAGGACAGAAAATAGTTTCTGAAAATGTATGGGAAGTTTTAAAAACTATCGTATTACCTCAAGGGGGAATGGAGGTAACCGAAAAACTTGTAGAAGAAATAAACTAG
- a CDS encoding ABC transporter ATP-binding protein, whose amino-acid sequence MTKILNVRNLKKTYTSGSKNLTVIDDISFSIEEGDTFAIVGPSGSGKTTLLGLCAGLDEINEGTIELCGEDLSALNEDQRALLRNEKVGFIFQDFQLLPTLTALENVSVPLELQGAANASKDAIELLNKVGLGNRHDHYPSQLSGGEQQRVALARAFSNKPSILFADEPTGNLDEETGEKVIKLLFDLNKEMGTTLVIVTHDLELANLNKHVLRLKGGKIVINETTALS is encoded by the coding sequence ATGACAAAGATATTAAACGTACGTAATCTAAAGAAAACGTATACCAGCGGATCTAAGAATTTGACAGTTATTGATGATATTTCTTTTTCAATAGAAGAAGGTGACACTTTTGCAATAGTTGGTCCGTCTGGTAGTGGAAAAACCACTCTTTTAGGACTATGCGCCGGATTAGATGAAATAAACGAAGGAACCATAGAACTTTGTGGGGAAGATTTAAGTGCTTTAAATGAAGATCAACGTGCACTCTTAAGAAATGAAAAGGTAGGATTCATTTTTCAAGACTTTCAATTGCTACCCACTTTAACGGCTTTAGAAAATGTTAGTGTTCCTTTAGAATTACAAGGAGCTGCCAATGCTTCTAAAGATGCAATAGAACTTTTAAACAAAGTTGGTTTGGGTAATCGTCATGATCATTATCCATCTCAATTATCTGGTGGTGAACAACAGCGGGTTGCTTTGGCAAGGGCATTTTCAAACAAACCTTCTATACTTTTTGCTGATGAACCTACGGGTAATTTAGATGAGGAAACTGGCGAAAAAGTCATAAAATTACTATTTGACCTAAATAAAGAAATGGGAACTACCTTGGTAATTGTTACCCATGATCTAGAATTGGCCAATTTGAACAAACATGTATTGCGACTTAAAGGTGGTAAAATAGTAATCAACGAAACCACGGCATTATCTTGA
- a CDS encoding ABC transporter permease produces MAWRDGKASGKRLLLFMASIILGIAAVVSIQSFSDNLKDNIGLQSKALMGADFLIDSNQPANARVTELMDSLGGYNAREVNFASMAAFPKSLTTKLVQVRAIEGAFPFYGALETEPLTAAQEYLEKGGALVDATAMLQYNLKPGDSVKLGNVTFPIVGSLITAPGSTGIGATAAPPIIVPFRFMEKSGLLQRGSRLKYNYYFNNDKADLEALSKDVDPLLDAENADMDTHTDTSERLGRRYDNVGRFLNLVAFIALLLGCVGIASSVHIYIKEKLKAVAVLKCLGATRKQTFLIYLIQIAGMGLLGGLIGTIIGLLLQQTFPLILQEFLPFQVEISTSFQAIFVGLLLGVCMSVLFALSPLIHTWFVSPLQVLRVQEDTGKKARPYQIWVIVAVVLFIFLFAFWLLGRWVFALSFVAGILVTFSILAGVSILFMRLIKRYFPKSWSFAARQSLLNLYRPNNQTVVLILAIGIGTFLISTLYFTKDFLLAKTSFEASAESPNLILFDVQTDQRDAVANTITPRGLPVIDNIPIVTMRIERIKDRNVNDIRLDTTTRMNKWILNHEFRTTYRDSMIGSEKLLEGEWIPSVDSNAKVIPISLADNVANDALVTIGDTLVFNVQGKLMTTVVGNIRQVDWARMQLNFSIVSPKGVLENAPQFHVVTTNAPDKKSSAGLQRELVKKFPNVSIIDLRQVVTLVEDILDKISWVISFMAFFSILTGIIVLIGSVRNSKYQRIRESVLLRTLGAQSKQILKINALEYLFLGVLGTGVGVVLSLLSSFLLAYFVFDTPFVPSWVPFLVVLPGITFLVLAIGLMNSRGVLNSPPLQVLRKEG; encoded by the coding sequence ATGGCTTGGCGCGATGGAAAGGCTAGCGGTAAACGTTTGCTGTTATTCATGGCTTCCATAATTCTTGGTATTGCCGCGGTGGTGTCAATTCAATCTTTTAGTGATAACCTAAAAGATAATATAGGTCTACAGTCTAAAGCACTTATGGGTGCGGATTTTCTCATCGATAGCAATCAGCCGGCAAATGCAAGAGTAACGGAATTGATGGATTCTTTAGGTGGATATAATGCACGAGAGGTCAATTTTGCTTCCATGGCGGCTTTCCCTAAAAGTCTGACAACAAAATTGGTTCAGGTGCGTGCCATTGAGGGCGCTTTTCCTTTTTATGGAGCTTTAGAAACAGAACCGCTCACGGCTGCACAAGAATATTTGGAAAAAGGTGGGGCGCTTGTTGATGCTACTGCAATGTTGCAATACAATTTAAAACCTGGCGATAGTGTAAAACTTGGTAATGTTACTTTCCCTATTGTTGGCTCATTAATTACCGCTCCAGGAAGTACAGGCATTGGTGCCACTGCCGCGCCACCCATTATAGTCCCTTTTCGTTTTATGGAAAAAAGCGGACTCTTACAACGTGGTAGTCGTTTAAAGTATAACTATTACTTTAACAATGATAAAGCAGATTTAGAGGCTTTAAGTAAAGATGTTGATCCATTACTAGATGCTGAAAATGCGGATATGGATACCCATACAGATACAAGCGAGCGCTTGGGTCGTAGGTATGATAATGTAGGTCGTTTTCTAAATCTAGTGGCATTTATAGCACTCCTCTTAGGGTGCGTTGGTATTGCCAGTTCTGTACATATCTATATAAAAGAGAAATTAAAAGCGGTAGCAGTGCTAAAATGTTTGGGTGCTACAAGAAAACAAACCTTTTTAATATACCTGATTCAAATTGCAGGTATGGGATTGTTGGGCGGACTCATAGGTACTATTATAGGATTGTTGTTGCAACAGACCTTTCCACTTATATTACAAGAGTTTTTACCTTTTCAAGTTGAGATATCTACCTCATTTCAAGCCATATTCGTTGGGTTGTTACTTGGTGTTTGTATGTCCGTATTATTTGCTTTATCTCCATTAATACATACTTGGTTTGTATCTCCATTACAAGTGTTACGTGTGCAAGAAGATACTGGTAAGAAAGCTAGACCTTATCAGATTTGGGTAATCGTTGCTGTTGTACTTTTTATATTTTTATTCGCCTTTTGGTTATTGGGTAGATGGGTGTTTGCATTGAGTTTTGTTGCGGGTATATTGGTGACATTTTCAATTTTGGCGGGAGTGTCGATTTTATTTATGCGATTGATAAAACGCTATTTTCCTAAATCTTGGAGTTTTGCCGCAAGACAAAGTTTGTTGAATTTATACCGGCCAAATAATCAGACCGTAGTGTTGATTTTAGCCATTGGTATTGGAACATTTTTAATTAGTACTTTATACTTTACGAAAGATTTTCTTCTTGCCAAAACCTCTTTTGAAGCAAGCGCCGAAAGTCCGAATTTAATTTTGTTCGATGTACAAACTGATCAGCGTGATGCCGTAGCGAATACCATTACGCCAAGGGGATTACCGGTTATAGATAATATTCCTATTGTTACCATGCGAATTGAACGTATCAAAGATAGGAATGTAAATGATATACGATTAGATACCACCACCCGAATGAACAAATGGATTTTGAACCATGAGTTTAGAACTACCTATAGGGATTCTATGATTGGTTCTGAGAAATTATTGGAAGGGGAGTGGATACCTTCTGTGGATTCTAATGCAAAGGTAATTCCTATTTCATTGGCAGATAATGTGGCAAATGATGCTTTAGTCACTATTGGTGACACCCTGGTGTTTAATGTGCAAGGGAAACTTATGACTACTGTTGTAGGTAATATTCGCCAAGTAGATTGGGCACGTATGCAACTCAATTTTTCTATAGTTTCTCCAAAGGGAGTTTTAGAGAATGCGCCACAGTTTCATGTGGTAACTACCAATGCCCCAGATAAAAAATCATCAGCAGGTTTACAGCGAGAATTGGTAAAGAAATTCCCTAATGTTTCTATCATAGATTTAAGACAGGTAGTAACTTTGGTCGAAGATATTTTAGATAAAATTTCATGGGTCATATCTTTTATGGCATTCTTTAGTATTCTTACAGGTATCATTGTATTGATAGGATCTGTTCGTAACAGTAAATACCAACGAATTCGTGAAAGTGTTTTACTAAGAACACTTGGTGCTCAGAGTAAACAGATCTTAAAAATTAATGCTCTTGAATATTTGTTTTTAGGTGTTTTAGGTACTGGAGTAGGAGTAGTACTTTCTTTATTAAGTAGTTTCCTATTGGCTTATTTTGTTTTTGATACTCCGTTTGTTCCATCTTGGGTGCCATTTTTGGTGGTATTACCGGGTATTACATTTCTAGTCTTGGCAATCGGTTTAATGAATAGTAGAGGAGTATTAAATAGTCCGCCACTGCAGGTGTTGCGAAAAGAAGGGTAA
- a CDS encoding PLDc N-terminal domain-containing protein, translated as MNIPADFSFTLGFWQTFLIAALFVWVYCLVDIARHEFKNDGKITWLLIVLFLPILGSVLYLSTGKSRRILKV; from the coding sequence ATGAATATACCAGCAGATTTTTCATTTACATTAGGTTTTTGGCAAACTTTTTTAATTGCAGCGCTGTTCGTTTGGGTATATTGTTTAGTTGATATTGCGCGCCATGAATTTAAGAATGACGGTAAAATCACATGGTTGTTAATTGTACTATTTCTACCCATTTTAGGTTCGGTTCTTTATTTATCCACAGGAAAAAGTAGACGTATTTTAAAAGTCTAA
- a CDS encoding DEAD/DEAH box helicase yields the protein MPLFTDLKISRNLEKALDDLGFENTTPIQEKAFPIVMSGSDVVGIAQTGTGKTFAYLLPILNTLKFSKDIHPKVIILVPTRELVIQVVEEAEKLAKYAGIRILGVFGGKSMLRQKEALALGTDVLVATPARLYDLILTKAVQLKQVKKLVIDEVDVMLDLGFRFQLVNIFELLPQKRQNIMFSATMTDDIELFITDFFTGVQKIAIAVSGTPLENITQYGYATPNFYTKVNLLVNLLQDEETYHKVLVFVSSKRSADLLFKELAEFFSEEICIIHSNKTQNYRLRSINQFDEGKNRILVTTDVMARGLDLQEISHVINFDTPTYPENYMHRIGRTGRAEKEGTSILMYTPKEEEAKDAIEELMSHKVNLQPLPDGVEIATQLTFDEQPKHRERENPLNINEEERGASFHEKSDKNKKENQGGSYKRIIKRKYTKPKTRGDKNYGKRGRNKK from the coding sequence ATGCCGTTGTTTACCGATTTAAAAATATCTAGAAACTTAGAAAAAGCTCTTGATGATTTAGGTTTTGAAAATACTACTCCCATTCAAGAAAAAGCTTTTCCTATAGTAATGAGTGGTAGTGATGTAGTAGGTATTGCACAGACAGGTACGGGTAAAACTTTTGCTTATTTGCTTCCTATTTTAAATACACTGAAGTTTTCTAAAGATATTCACCCCAAGGTTATTATTCTAGTACCTACACGAGAGCTTGTGATACAAGTAGTGGAAGAGGCGGAGAAGTTGGCTAAATACGCAGGTATTCGCATTCTTGGTGTATTTGGTGGTAAGAGTATGTTGCGTCAAAAAGAGGCTCTGGCATTGGGTACGGATGTTCTCGTAGCAACACCTGCAAGATTGTATGATTTAATTCTTACCAAAGCAGTTCAATTAAAACAAGTGAAGAAGCTTGTAATTGATGAGGTCGATGTCATGCTTGATCTAGGCTTTAGGTTTCAGCTCGTAAATATTTTCGAACTATTACCACAGAAGAGACAGAATATTATGTTTTCTGCTACGATGACCGACGATATTGAATTGTTCATTACGGATTTCTTTACCGGAGTTCAAAAAATTGCTATTGCCGTTAGTGGAACTCCTTTAGAGAATATTACCCAATATGGCTACGCTACACCTAACTTTTATACAAAAGTAAATTTGTTGGTCAACTTGTTACAAGATGAAGAAACCTACCATAAGGTTTTGGTATTTGTTTCAAGTAAGCGAAGTGCCGATTTACTATTTAAAGAATTGGCAGAATTTTTCAGTGAAGAAATCTGTATTATACACTCCAACAAAACACAGAATTATAGACTACGTTCCATAAATCAGTTTGACGAGGGTAAGAACCGTATTTTGGTAACTACAGATGTTATGGCACGTGGATTGGATTTACAAGAGATATCTCACGTAATTAATTTTGATACGCCAACATATCCAGAAAACTACATGCACCGAATTGGTAGAACGGGTAGGGCAGAGAAAGAAGGTACTTCAATTTTAATGTATACACCAAAAGAAGAAGAAGCAAAAGACGCTATAGAAGAGTTGATGTCGCATAAGGTAAATCTACAACCTTTGCCTGATGGAGTTGAAATTGCCACTCAACTTACTTTTGATGAGCAGCCAAAGCATAGAGAGCGTGAAAACCCGCTTAATATAAATGAAGAGGAACGTGGAGCAAGTTTTCATGAAAAATCCGATAAGAATAAGAAAGAAAATCAAGGTGGTTCTTATAAACGTATTATTAAAAGGAAATACACCAAACCAAAGACCCGTGGAGATAAGAACTACGGTAAACGTGGTAGAAACAAAAAATAG
- a CDS encoding amidohydrolase family protein — translation MTFTVLLSVNAQSLEGDGPHSQLIIRGVMLINGNGAPPQGPIDIVVENNIIKDVKVVGYPGVAIDDAKRPQLKTGGKELDCTGMYLMPGFIDMHTHIGGDAQGADPDYVFKLWMAHGVTTAREVAGRGIDVTLDLKRKSEKNEIIAPRIISYTAFGQTSKSFNPLNDIPISTPDQAREWVRANAKKGADGIKFFGAEPAIMAAALDENKKLGLGSACHHAQMSVARWNVLHSARAGLTSMEHWYGLPEALFDDRTVQDFPLDYNYQNEQDRFENAGKLWEQAAEPYSEHWNNVMNELLELDFTLDPTFNIYEASRDLQRARRAEWHEDYTLPSLWEFYQPSKVSHGSYWHDWGTEQEVGWRKNYKLWMTFINEYKNRGGRVTTGSDSGFIFQLYGFAYIRELELMREAGFHPLEIIQSATLKGAEALGMDDKLGSVTIGKLADFVIVEENPLQNFKVLYGTGAIKLTEDNEVVRVGGVKYTVKDGIIYDSKALLADVKRQVDEAKAKSNYTIKQPGVKN, via the coding sequence ATGACTTTCACTGTATTGCTTTCCGTCAACGCCCAATCCTTAGAAGGCGATGGTCCACATTCCCAATTGATCATTAGAGGCGTTATGCTTATTAACGGCAACGGTGCACCACCACAAGGTCCTATAGACATAGTGGTAGAAAACAATATTATTAAAGACGTAAAAGTAGTTGGCTACCCGGGTGTCGCCATTGATGATGCCAAAAGACCGCAATTAAAAACAGGCGGTAAGGAACTTGATTGTACCGGCATGTATTTAATGCCCGGTTTTATTGATATGCACACACATATTGGCGGTGATGCCCAAGGTGCAGACCCTGATTATGTATTTAAACTTTGGATGGCTCATGGTGTAACTACCGCGCGTGAAGTTGCCGGTAGAGGTATTGATGTCACCCTTGACTTAAAACGCAAAAGCGAAAAAAATGAAATTATAGCTCCGCGTATTATATCCTACACAGCCTTTGGGCAAACGAGTAAATCTTTTAATCCGTTAAATGATATTCCCATATCTACCCCTGATCAAGCAAGAGAATGGGTACGTGCCAATGCTAAAAAAGGTGCTGATGGCATCAAGTTTTTTGGAGCAGAACCGGCAATTATGGCAGCGGCACTGGACGAGAACAAAAAATTAGGACTAGGCTCTGCTTGCCACCATGCGCAAATGAGTGTTGCCCGTTGGAATGTTTTACATTCGGCCAGAGCGGGGTTAACCTCTATGGAGCATTGGTACGGACTGCCAGAAGCTTTGTTCGACGATAGAACAGTACAAGATTTCCCGTTGGACTATAATTACCAAAACGAACAAGATCGCTTTGAAAATGCAGGTAAATTATGGGAACAAGCTGCAGAACCTTATTCTGAACATTGGAACAATGTAATGAACGAACTATTGGAACTTGATTTCACCTTGGACCCAACTTTCAACATCTATGAGGCCAGTAGAGATTTGCAACGAGCTAGACGAGCTGAATGGCATGAAGATTATACATTACCATCTTTATGGGAGTTTTATCAGCCTAGCAAAGTATCTCATGGATCGTACTGGCATGATTGGGGAACGGAACAAGAAGTTGGGTGGAGAAAAAATTATAAACTTTGGATGACCTTTATCAATGAATATAAAAATAGAGGTGGTAGAGTAACCACGGGATCAGATTCCGGATTCATTTTTCAATTATACGGATTTGCCTATATAAGAGAACTAGAATTAATGCGAGAAGCTGGGTTTCATCCTTTAGAAATTATACAATCTGCAACATTGAAAGGTGCAGAGGCATTAGGAATGGATGACAAATTAGGTTCGGTAACCATAGGCAAATTGGCAGACTTTGTCATTGTTGAGGAAAATCCGCTACAAAATTTCAAAGTATTATATGGTACGGGAGCTATAAAACTTACCGAGGACAATGAGGTGGTTCGGGTTGGTGGTGTAAAATACACCGTAAAGGACGGAATCATTTATGATTCCAAAGCGCTACTGGCAGATGTAAAGCGCCAAGTAGATGAAGCTAAAGCTAAAAGTAACTATACTATTAAGCAGCCTGGCGTTAAAAATTAA